The following are encoded together in the Lathyrus oleraceus cultivar Zhongwan6 chromosome 3, CAAS_Psat_ZW6_1.0, whole genome shotgun sequence genome:
- the LOC127130444 gene encoding uncharacterized protein LOC127130444, which produces MTDGWTDQKMMTIINFLVNSPMGTLFSKSIDASVISKTTDKVFKMMHDIVEEVGEENVVQIVTHNAANYKLDGQILMDKRNKFYWTPCTVHCIDLMLENFESKIPMHKEIIGLSKKITTYIYARTGLITLLHNYTEGGELIRLGITGFVTSYLCLGCLNYKRGGLYEMFNSKQWKDSQFFKTKDGKFVENIVTNKDFWKNPIIFLKGAFPLLKVLSMVDYDEKVAMDYIYETMDHAKEEIQVSYNNKIKSYQPLWKIINNRWDKQLHKPWHVAGYYLNPMLHYKSNFKADNEVKQGMHACLERMMRGDMDMVHTKKRNWLKQKTMNDLLYVMEENAGGNHVNVADLDEDLMQNIGVKSIAHVDEFDVLETIESDNEEGNVDEGDGGGDGDDNYGGGDYEISEDEGVDIMGENSNYRRICDF; this is translated from the exons ATGACTGATGGATGGACTGACCAAAAGATGATGACTATCATAAACTTTTTAGTCAATAGTCCTATGGGtactttattttcaaaatcaattGATGCATCTGTCATTTCAAAGACAACTGATAAAGTTTTCAAAATGATGCATGATATTGTTGAGGAAGTGGGGGAAGAAAATGTTGTCCAAATTGTAACACACAATGCTGCAAACTACAAGTTGGATGGACAAATATTGATGGATAAAAGGAATAAGTTTTATTGGACACCTTGTACAGTTCATTGCATTGATCTAATGTTAGAGAATTTTGAGAGCAAGATACCTATGCATAAGGAGATTATTGGTTTGAGTAAAAAGATCACAACTTACATTTATGCTAGGACTGGTCTTATAACTTTGTTGCATAATTACACTGAAGGAGGTGAGTTGATAAGACTTGGCATCACTGGCTTTGTAACGTCATATTTGTGTTTGGGTTGCTTGAATTATAAGAGGGGAGGATTGTATGAGATGTTCAATTCCAAGCAATGGAAGGATAGTCAATTTTTCAAGACAAAAGATGGAAAATTTGTTGAAAATATAGTCACAAACAAGGACTTTTGGAAGAATCCGATTATTTTCCTTAAGGGTGCTTTTCCATTACTTAAAGTCTTGTCTATGGTCGATTATGATGAGAAGGTAGCCATGGACTATATCTATGAAACAATGGATCACGCAAAAGAGGAGATACAAGTTAGCTATAATAATAAGATAAAAAG TTATCAACCTTTATGGAAAATTATAAATAATAGATGGGACAAACAATTGCATAAGCCTTGGCATGTTGCAGGCTATTATCTTAATCCAATGTTGCATTACAAATCTAATTTCAAAGCAGATAATGAAGTGAAACAAGGAATGCATGCATGTTTAGAAAGGATGATGAGAGGAGACATGGATATG GTTCATACAAAGAAAAGAAATTGGTTGAAACAAAAGACTATGAATGATCTTTTGTATGTGATG GAAGAAAATGCAGGTGGTAATCATGTAAATGTGGCAGatttagatgaagatttgatgcAAAATATTGGTGTTAAATCAATTGCACATGTAGATGAATTTGATGTCCTTGAAACTATAGAAAGTGACAATGAAGAAGGAAATGTAGATGAAGGTGATGGAGGAGGTGATGGTGATGATAATTATGGTGGAGGAGATTATGAGATTAGTGAAGATGAAGGAGTTGATATTATGGGGGAAAATTCAAATTATCGGCGCATTTGTGATTTCTAA